A genome region from Pangasianodon hypophthalmus isolate fPanHyp1 chromosome 11, fPanHyp1.pri, whole genome shotgun sequence includes the following:
- the htr2b gene encoding 5-hydroxytryptamine receptor 2B, whose product MSSPDGEKLHWASLLFLMAILPTIGGNILVILAVSLERKLQNATNYFLMSLAVADLLVGLLVMPIALVTVLYNSVWPLPDFLCPIWLFLDVLFSTASIMHLCAISLDRYIAIKKPIQHSQYNSRAKAMAKIALVWLISIGIAIPIPIKGLRSSNHGFNITFNSNHTCMLTSQGFWDFKLYGSLAAFFIPLMIMMIIYLLTIQVLRKKVYLLRSRACQRVNRPMVCTVFQREQTVPSPPEKVCMLDASKKDQILQQTNPITGDEIPIRRLSTMGKRSMQNLSNEQRASKVLGIVFLLFVVMWCPFFITNVTSVLCESCNGKLVESLLDIFVWVGYVSSGVNPLVYTLFNKTFRGAFTRYITCNFGGKRASRMQRRNLTKIAFQSSVAENSKLFMKHGMMNGIGPVGYQSPLRRRPTNLQSSSGVLLDTLLLTENEDRKTDEGVSCL is encoded by the exons ATGTCTTCTCCTGATGGAGAGAAGCTGCACTGGGCCTCGCTGCTCTTCCTCATGGCCATCCTGCCCACCATCGGAGGAAACATCCTGGTCATCCTGGCCGTGTCGCTGGAGCGCAAACTCCAAAATGCCACTAATTACTTCCTCATGTCTCTAGCTGTGGCCGACCTGCTGGTGGGGCTGCTGGTGATGCCCATCGCTCTCGTTACCGTGCTGTACA ATTCAGTATGGCCACTTCCTGATTTCCTGTGTCCCATCTGGCTATTCCTAGATGTTTTATTCTCCACAGCGTCCATCATGCACCTTTGCGCCATCTCCCTCGACCGCTACATTGCCATCAAAAAGCCCATTCAGCACAGCCAGTACAACTCCCGAGCCAAAGCCATGGCAAAAATTGCACTCGTCTGGTTGATATCGATAG GTATCGCCATACCCATCCCCATCAAAGGACTGAGAAGCTCAAATCATGGATTCAACATAACTTTCAACAGCAACCACACCTGCATGTTGACCTCACAGGGCTTCTGGGACTTTAAACTATACGGCTCTCTGGCGGCCTTCTTCATCCCCCTCATGATCATGATGATTATATACCTGCTGACAATCCAGGTGCTGCGCAAGAAAGTGTATCTCCTTAGATCGAGGGCGTGTCAGCGAGTCAACAGACCCATGGTGTGTACGGTCTTCCAAAGAGAGCAGACGGTCCCATCTCCACCGGAGAAAGTCTGCATGCTGGATGCTAGTAAAAAGGACCAAATTCTGCAGCAAACAAACCCCATCACAGGGGATGAGATTCCCATTCGGCGACTGTCCACCATGGGAAAGAGATCCATGCAAAACCTGAGTAATGAACAGCGAGCCTCAAAAGTCCTGGGGATCGTCTTTCTGTTGTTTGTGGTCATGTGGTGTCCATTTTTCATCACCAATGTGACATCGGTGCTCTGCGAGAGTTGCAATGGCAAACTGGTGGAGAGTCTTTTGGACATTTTCGTGTGGGTTGGTTACGTTTCTTCGGGCGTCAACCCTTTAGTGTACACACTTTTTAACAAGACTTTCCGGGGAGCATTTACGCGTTACATCACATGTAACTTTGGCGGCAAGAGAGCGTCCAGAATGCAGCGCAGGAACCTGACCAAAATAGCTTTCCAGTCTTCTGTTGCGGAAAACTCCAAACTGTTTATGAAGCATGGGATGATGAACGGTATTGGTCCTGTAGGGTACCAGAGTCCTTTGCGAAGACGACCCACAAACCTTCAATCCTCCAGTGGTGTCTTGCTGGATACGCTTCTTCTCACGGAAAACGAGGACCGCAAAACTGATGAAGGAGTCAGCTGTTTATAG